A part of Melospiza georgiana isolate bMelGeo1 chromosome 16, bMelGeo1.pri, whole genome shotgun sequence genomic DNA contains:
- the ZC3H7A gene encoding zinc finger CCCH domain-containing protein 7A isoform X1 translates to MSNVSEERSTRQQDIKKGLQFIESTLPYPGTQEQYELFIRDLVRNLFHEGNDVYREGDWRGSLSHYTEAINIADYANSEEIHVSDDVLEKLHVNRIACYSNMGLHEKVLEDCEVALRLNENNFRALYRKAKALNELGSFKKAYDAVAKCSLAVPQDESVIKLTQELAQKLGLKIRKAYVRAKPPSSNSVSSDVSTQNSSVEDIELDLSDQKQEMVSAASSSNFVSEVSKVSPVPVAPLPPVMPLQMEKVPLPSAVLANGGNVSFPMPEACLDCGDGDIIIGEELDELLDSVPDPDESVMQSTGARGPIPAGSVAPSVPFSASLLGTLPVTAGFVPSASLSEIFSQPLASSLENFCSPLSTFSISDPKRDISSSAPRDGTPTLNSNNSPLFINGPSSLFGSENYMGIAGQTRNDFSNVFSSTTANIPVSPALAGRNPLEGTHELRQACQLCFVKKGPKLLDYAYHPNLEHKCKKDILIGRIKNSEDKSWKKIRPRPTKTQYVGPYHICKDVAAEEECRYPGHCTFAYCQEEIDVWTLERKGAFSREALFGGPGKINLTVSQLLQEYHGLFMFLCEKCFDHKPRIISKRNKDNSSSCSHPAMHDFEDNKCLVHILRETMVKYSKIRPFQVRCQLDLCRHEVNYGCLREDKCFYAHSLVELKVWIMQKESGISHDTIVQESKKYWHNMEASAHGSQILGNQMKYGSLNLKMKFVCGQCWRNGQVSEPDRNKKYCSAKARHPWSKDRRVVLVMSNERKKWMTIRPLPAKKQVPLQFDLCNHIASGKKCQYDGNCSFAHSPEEREMWTYMKENSIQDLEQLYDIWLKTQKPEKGDDTAAQASRENGKQIHMPTDYAEVTVDFHCWMCGKNCNSEKQWQGHIASEKHKEKVFHTEDDQNCWQYRFPTGYFSICDRYMAGTCTEGNNCKFAHGNAELREWEERRQVLRMKLSKARKDHLIAPSDNDFGKYSFLFKDLN, encoded by the exons ATGTCCAATGTCTCGGAAGAGAGAAGCACTAGACAACAGGACATTAAGAAAGGACTCCAGTTTATAGA atccACTTTGCCCTATCCAGGGACGCAAGAACAATATGAG TTATTTATACGAGATCTTGTTAGAAATCTTTTTCATGAAGGAAATGATGTATATCGAGAAGGTGATTGGAGAGGATCACTGAGTCATTATACAGAGGCTATAAACATAGCTGATTATGCTAATTCAGAAGAAATCCATGTTTCTGATGATGTTTTAGAGAAGCTGCATGTGAACAGGATTGCCTGTTATTCAAATATG GGTTTGCATGAAAAAGTTCTAGAGGACTGTGAGGTAGCATTAAGATTGAATGAAAACAATTTCAGAGCTCTCTATCGCAAAGCCAAAGCTTTGAATGAGCTGGGAAGCTTTAAGAAGGCTTATGATGCTGTAGCAAAATGTTCTCTTGCTGTGCCACAG GATGAAAGTGTGATTAAGCTTACTCAAGAACTAGCTCAAAAACTAGGgttaaaaataaggaaagcaTATGTTAGAGCAAAg CCACCCTCATCAAATTCAGTTTCTAGTGATGTATCAACTCAG AATTCTTCTGTAGAAGATATTGAGTTAG ATTTATCTGACCAGAAACAAGAGATggtttctgctgcttcttcatCAAACTTTGTTTCTGAAGTGTCCAAAGTGTCACCAGTACCTGTAGCACCTTTACCTCCTGTTATGCCTCTTCAGATGGAAAAGGTTCCTTTGCCTTCTGCAGTGTTGGCAAATGGAGGCAATGTTTCTTTCCCTATGCCAGAAGCATGTTTAGATTGTGGAGATGGAGATATAATTATTGGAGAAGAACTTGATGAGTTACTTGATTCTGTGCCTGATCCAGATGAAAGTGTAATg CAAAGTACAGGAGCCAGAGGACCCATTCCTGCAGGGAGCGTAGCTCCTAGTGTACCTTTCTCTGCCTCTttgctggggacactgccagtTACTGCAGGATTTGTTCCTTCAGCTTCTCTTTCAGAAATCTTTTCACAGCCTTTGGCTTCATCACTGGAAAACTTCTGTTCGCCATTAAGCACTTTTTCAATCAGTGACCCAAAAAGAG acATCTCAAGTTCAGCTCCTAGAGATGGAACACCAACACTTAACAGCAATAATTCCCCATTGTTT ATAAATGGTCCTAGTAGTTTGTTTGGATCTGAAAATTACATGGGAATTGCAGGCCAAACTAGAAATGACTTTTCCAATGTTTTTAGCAGTACAACTGCTAATATACCTGTATCTCCAGCACTGGCAGGAAGGAACCCACTGGAAGGCACACATGAGCTAAGACAGGCCTGCCAGTTATGCTTTGTCAAAAAAG GTCCTAAATTATTGGATTATGCTTACCATCCAAATTTAGAACATAAATGTAAGAAGGATATTTTAATTGGCAGAATAAAAAACTCTGAAGATAAATCATGGAAAAAGATACGTCCAAGACCAACAAAGACACAGTATGTGGGGCCATATCATATATGTAAAG ATGTGGCTGCTGAGGAGGAGTGCAGGTACCCAGGGCACTGCACCTTTGCCTACTGCCAGGAGGAGATCGATGTGTGGACGCTGGAGCGCAAGGGAGCCTTCAGCAGAGAAGCTCTGTTTGGAGGACCTGGGAAGATCAACTTGACTGTGTCCCAACTTCTTCAAGAATACCACGGATTATTTATGTTTCTTTGTGAG AAATGTTTTGATCACAAGCCCAGAATAATAAGCAAAAGGAACAAAGATAACTCATCTTCTTGTTCTCACCCTGCTATGCATGACTTTGAAGATAACAA GTGCCTTGTCCACATTTTGCGAGAGACTATGGTGAAGTATTCCAAAATCCGCCCCTTCCAAGTTCGGTGTCAGCTTGACCTGTGCAGACATGAGGTGAACTATGGCTGCTTACGAGAGGATAAATGCTTTTATGCTCACAGTCTGGTAGAGCTTAAAGTCTGGATAATGCAAAAGGAATCAG GTATTTCACATGATACTATAGTTCAAGAATCAAAGAAGTACTGGCACAACATGGAAGCTAGTGCACATGGATCACAG ATTCTTGGGAACCAAATGAAATATGGATCACTTAATTTGAAGATGAAGTTTGTTtgtgggcagtgctggagaaATGGTCAAGTTAGTGAGCcagacagaaacaaaaaatactgTAGTGCAAAGGCAAGACACCC ATGGAGCAAGGATCGCCGTGTGGTGCTGGTGATGTCTAATGAACGGAAGAAGTGGATGACCATTCGTCCTCTGCCTGCAAAGAAACAAGTGCCTCTGCAGTTTGAT TTGTGCAATCATATTGCTTCAGGCAAGAAATGTCAGTATGATGGAAACTGCTCATTTGCTCACAGTCCTGAGGAGAGAGAGATGTGGACCTATATGAAGGAGAACAGCA TTCAAGACTTGGAGCAGTTGTATGACATATGGCTAAAAActcaaaaaccagaaaaaggaGATGATACAGCTGCTCAGGCAAGCAGAGAAAATGGGAAGCAAATTCATATGCCAACTGACTATGCTGAAGTTACA GTGGATTTTCACTGTTGGATGTGTGGGAAGAACTGTAATAGTGAGAAGCAATGGCAGGGTCACATTGCTTCAGAAAAGCATAAGGAGAAGGTTTTCCACACTGAGGATGATCAGAACTGCTGGCAGTATCGCTTTCCAACTGGATATTTTAGCATTTGTGATAG ATATATGGCTGGTACTTGCACTGAAGGAAACAACTGTAAATTTGCCCATGGAAATGCTGAACTCCGTGAGTGGGAAGAACGAAGACAAGTTTTAAGAATGAAACTCAGCAAAGCAAGAAAAGACCACTTGATTGCTCCCAGTGATAATGACTTTGGAAAATATAGTTTTTTGTTTAAAGATTTAAACTAA
- the ZC3H7A gene encoding zinc finger CCCH domain-containing protein 7A isoform X2, with translation MSNVSEERSTRQQDIKKGLQFIESTLPYPGTQEQYELFIRDLVRNLFHEGNDVYREGDWRGSLSHYTEAINIADYANSEEIHVSDDVLEKLHVNRIACYSNMGLHEKVLEDCEVALRLNENNFRALYRKAKALNELGSFKKAYDAVAKCSLAVPQDESVIKLTQELAQKLGLKIRKAYVRAKPPSSNSVSSDVSTQNSSVEDIELDLSDQKQEMVSAASSSNFVSEVSKVSPVPVAPLPPVMPLQMEKVPLPSAVLANGGNVSFPMPEACLDCGDGDIIIGEELDELLDSVPDPDESVMQSTGARGPIPAGSVAPSVPFSASLLGTLPVTAGFVPSASLSEIFSQPLASSLENFCSPLSTFSISDPKRDISSSAPRDGTPTLNSNNSPLFINGPSSLFGSENYMGIAGQTRNDFSNVFSSTTANIPVSPALAGRNPLEGTHELRQACQLCFVKKGPKLLDYAYHPNLEHKCKKDILIGRIKNSEDKSWKKIRPRPTKTQYVGPYHICKDVAAEEECRYPGHCTFAYCQEEIDVWTLERKGAFSREALFGGPGKINLTVSQLLQEYHGLFMFLCEKCFDHKPRIISKRNKDNSSSCSHPAMHDFEDNKCLVHILRETMVKYSKIRPFQVRCQLDLCRHEVNYGCLREDKCFYAHSLVELKVWIMQKESGISHDTIVQESKKYWHNMEASAHGSQILGNQMKYGSLNLKMKFVCGQCWRNGQVSEPDRNKKYCSAKARHPWSKDRRVVLVMSNERKKWMTIRPLPAKKQVPLQFDLCNHIASGKKCQYDGNCSFAHSPEEREMWTYMKENSTSALISSRLGAVV, from the exons ATGTCCAATGTCTCGGAAGAGAGAAGCACTAGACAACAGGACATTAAGAAAGGACTCCAGTTTATAGA atccACTTTGCCCTATCCAGGGACGCAAGAACAATATGAG TTATTTATACGAGATCTTGTTAGAAATCTTTTTCATGAAGGAAATGATGTATATCGAGAAGGTGATTGGAGAGGATCACTGAGTCATTATACAGAGGCTATAAACATAGCTGATTATGCTAATTCAGAAGAAATCCATGTTTCTGATGATGTTTTAGAGAAGCTGCATGTGAACAGGATTGCCTGTTATTCAAATATG GGTTTGCATGAAAAAGTTCTAGAGGACTGTGAGGTAGCATTAAGATTGAATGAAAACAATTTCAGAGCTCTCTATCGCAAAGCCAAAGCTTTGAATGAGCTGGGAAGCTTTAAGAAGGCTTATGATGCTGTAGCAAAATGTTCTCTTGCTGTGCCACAG GATGAAAGTGTGATTAAGCTTACTCAAGAACTAGCTCAAAAACTAGGgttaaaaataaggaaagcaTATGTTAGAGCAAAg CCACCCTCATCAAATTCAGTTTCTAGTGATGTATCAACTCAG AATTCTTCTGTAGAAGATATTGAGTTAG ATTTATCTGACCAGAAACAAGAGATggtttctgctgcttcttcatCAAACTTTGTTTCTGAAGTGTCCAAAGTGTCACCAGTACCTGTAGCACCTTTACCTCCTGTTATGCCTCTTCAGATGGAAAAGGTTCCTTTGCCTTCTGCAGTGTTGGCAAATGGAGGCAATGTTTCTTTCCCTATGCCAGAAGCATGTTTAGATTGTGGAGATGGAGATATAATTATTGGAGAAGAACTTGATGAGTTACTTGATTCTGTGCCTGATCCAGATGAAAGTGTAATg CAAAGTACAGGAGCCAGAGGACCCATTCCTGCAGGGAGCGTAGCTCCTAGTGTACCTTTCTCTGCCTCTttgctggggacactgccagtTACTGCAGGATTTGTTCCTTCAGCTTCTCTTTCAGAAATCTTTTCACAGCCTTTGGCTTCATCACTGGAAAACTTCTGTTCGCCATTAAGCACTTTTTCAATCAGTGACCCAAAAAGAG acATCTCAAGTTCAGCTCCTAGAGATGGAACACCAACACTTAACAGCAATAATTCCCCATTGTTT ATAAATGGTCCTAGTAGTTTGTTTGGATCTGAAAATTACATGGGAATTGCAGGCCAAACTAGAAATGACTTTTCCAATGTTTTTAGCAGTACAACTGCTAATATACCTGTATCTCCAGCACTGGCAGGAAGGAACCCACTGGAAGGCACACATGAGCTAAGACAGGCCTGCCAGTTATGCTTTGTCAAAAAAG GTCCTAAATTATTGGATTATGCTTACCATCCAAATTTAGAACATAAATGTAAGAAGGATATTTTAATTGGCAGAATAAAAAACTCTGAAGATAAATCATGGAAAAAGATACGTCCAAGACCAACAAAGACACAGTATGTGGGGCCATATCATATATGTAAAG ATGTGGCTGCTGAGGAGGAGTGCAGGTACCCAGGGCACTGCACCTTTGCCTACTGCCAGGAGGAGATCGATGTGTGGACGCTGGAGCGCAAGGGAGCCTTCAGCAGAGAAGCTCTGTTTGGAGGACCTGGGAAGATCAACTTGACTGTGTCCCAACTTCTTCAAGAATACCACGGATTATTTATGTTTCTTTGTGAG AAATGTTTTGATCACAAGCCCAGAATAATAAGCAAAAGGAACAAAGATAACTCATCTTCTTGTTCTCACCCTGCTATGCATGACTTTGAAGATAACAA GTGCCTTGTCCACATTTTGCGAGAGACTATGGTGAAGTATTCCAAAATCCGCCCCTTCCAAGTTCGGTGTCAGCTTGACCTGTGCAGACATGAGGTGAACTATGGCTGCTTACGAGAGGATAAATGCTTTTATGCTCACAGTCTGGTAGAGCTTAAAGTCTGGATAATGCAAAAGGAATCAG GTATTTCACATGATACTATAGTTCAAGAATCAAAGAAGTACTGGCACAACATGGAAGCTAGTGCACATGGATCACAG ATTCTTGGGAACCAAATGAAATATGGATCACTTAATTTGAAGATGAAGTTTGTTtgtgggcagtgctggagaaATGGTCAAGTTAGTGAGCcagacagaaacaaaaaatactgTAGTGCAAAGGCAAGACACCC ATGGAGCAAGGATCGCCGTGTGGTGCTGGTGATGTCTAATGAACGGAAGAAGTGGATGACCATTCGTCCTCTGCCTGCAAAGAAACAAGTGCCTCTGCAGTTTGAT TTGTGCAATCATATTGCTTCAGGCAAGAAATGTCAGTATGATGGAAACTGCTCATTTGCTCACAGTCCTGAGGAGAGAGAGATGTGGACCTATATGAAGGAGAACAGCA CTTCTGCTCTCATTAGTTCAAGACTTGGAGCAGTTGTATGA